CTTTGCAGCTCAGGTCGCCGCGGAGGATGCGGGAAAAAAAGCTATGGAGAACGGTGTTCGATCAGTGGTTGTTTTTGTTAAAGGCCCCGGCGCTGGGCGGGAATCGGCAGTACGCGCGCTGGCATCTATGGGCCTCAGAATTATGTCGATCAAAGATGTGACCCCAATTCCTCACAACGGTTGCAGACCACCAAAAAGACGTAGGGTATAGGAGATTATAGCGTGTCGAAGTGCTCAACTAATGTTTGCAAAATATGTCGTCGAGAAAATCAGAAGTTATTCTTTAAAGCGGATCGTTGTTACACAGATAAATGTTCTTTTGAACGAAGACCATATCCACCAGGGCAACATGGTCAATCACGTCTGAAGTTCAGTGAGTATGCACTCCAATTGCGTGAAAAGCAGAAGGTGCGTCGTTATTACGGGATTCATGAAAAGCAATTTCGACGTTATTTTAAAGATGCAGATCGCAATAAGGGTGAGACGGGTTTTAATTTACTTCAGCGTTTAGAGATCCGTCTTGATAATGTGATTTACCTGTTGGGTTTAGCTGCGAGTCGAAAAGAGGCTAGACACTTGATCACTCACAAACATTACACAGTAAATGGTCAGAGAGTGAATAAGCCTGAGCTTGCAGTAGAAGTCGGAGATGTCGTTCAAGTTCGAGAAAAAAGCCGACAAATTACTAAGATCATGGCGGCTATGGAGTCTTCACAAAAGAGAGAAATGCCAGCGTGGCTTTCTGCTGATCATGCCTCTTTCAAAGGTGAGATTAAAGATCTTCCTAAGAGAGAAGAGATACCTGTTTCTGTAGAAGAAAACATGATCGTTGAGTACTACTCAAGATAACGGTCGTTTGCGTATAAGGTTTATTGAAGTCAGACACGACGAGCTGCCAGATTTTCGAAATGAACTTACTGAGGTATTTGCTCGATAAGAGTTAAGATTAGAGACGATTAAGAATACTATTCTTAGATAAATAATTGGGAGAAGGCATGCAAGAGCACTATTACAAATTTTGGAGAGACCTCATTAAACCAAAGGGCTTCGAAGTTGAGAGAGAGAGCTTGCGTTCGGATTACGGCAAGTTTGTGATTCGACCGCTCGAAAGAGGCTATGGTGTTACAATAGGTAACTCTGTAAGGAGAGTCTTAGTCAGTTCTATGATGGGATCGGCCGTATCTGCTGTTCGCATCGAGGGCGTCTTGCACGAGTTTGGATCTATTCCAGATATCATGGAAGACGTTGCAGACATCATATTAAACCTAAAAGAAGTTCGATTTAAACAGTACGATGCTGAACCGAAGACACTAAAAATCGAAAAAGTGGGCGAGGGCGTTGTTACTGCTGCAGATATTCAATGTACAGATAAGATTGAAGTTCTAAACGACGATCAGCACATTTGCACTCTCGGTCCAAATGGAAAGTTTAAGGCAGAAGTTACAGTCACCTTCGGCAGAGGGTATGTTTCTTCTGAGAGTCATGGTAGCGAGTTACCTGTGGGTTTTAT
This portion of the Bdellovibrionales bacterium CG10_big_fil_rev_8_21_14_0_10_45_34 genome encodes:
- a CDS encoding 30S ribosomal protein S11 translates to MATGKAPAKKKTKKNVPTGRCFIQAGFGNTIITFTDPGGNAVAWSSAGHMAFKGSRKGTPFAAQVAAEDAGKKAMENGVRSVVVFVKGPGAGRESAVRALASMGLRIMSIKDVTPIPHNGCRPPKRRRV
- a CDS encoding 30S ribosomal protein S4, with the protein product MSKCSTNVCKICRRENQKLFFKADRCYTDKCSFERRPYPPGQHGQSRLKFSEYALQLREKQKVRRYYGIHEKQFRRYFKDADRNKGETGFNLLQRLEIRLDNVIYLLGLAASRKEARHLITHKHYTVNGQRVNKPELAVEVGDVVQVREKSRQITKIMAAMESSQKREMPAWLSADHASFKGEIKDLPKREEIPVSVEENMIVEYYSR
- a CDS encoding DNA-directed RNA polymerase subunit alpha; the encoded protein is MQEHYYKFWRDLIKPKGFEVERESLRSDYGKFVIRPLERGYGVTIGNSVRRVLVSSMMGSAVSAVRIEGVLHEFGSIPDIMEDVADIILNLKEVRFKQYDAEPKTLKIEKVGEGVVTAADIQCTDKIEVLNDDQHICTLGPNGKFKAEVTVTFGRGYVSSESHGSELPVGFISVDSLYSPIRRVNYSVSNARVGQRTDYDALTLEIWTDGSIRPEESLALGSKIIKEQLQIFINFDEATEPTTVEPVRIQPQFNENLFRSVDDLELSVRSANCLKNANIRFIGELVTKSEAEMLKTKNFGRKSLNEIKDILVQMGLGLGMKIEGWPPPGWDPNATTINNPQ